CCATCGGCTTTGATGTTGATCAAAATCTTTAGCACTATGAATTTAtagtttgaatgaaaatattatatttcggAGAAAAAGATCAAGAGATAAGTAAAATgagctttatttttttgtattctatttggattgataaatttaagggttaattatacttattttttttatattataaaattatttttttatttttaaattacacttacactctCTTCAAAAGTTCTCtttcctttaaaatttgaacaaaaaatgttgacgtaaacaaaaaaagttatataaaatttcaactttacccattatttaacattatatatattcttatcttaaaaaaaagataaatatgatatatataatatgaagtgagattaacatcattacatttttccttcataagtgcaaaattattacataaaaatgttaaatgattggtaaaattgaaaacttatgtaatttttttctgcttATGTTAGCATTATTCGCTCAAATCCTAACAAAAGATGATCAGtgtaaatagtaaatttttgaAGGGAtcgtaaatgtaatttcaaaagttattTGAGGGAAgtataatttcttgtttttagaggaagtttacgtgtaattaaccctaaattgaaagttaaaaattttgaattcatcaccaccatttcttttgaattttgttagGATATNNNNNNNNNNNNNNNCGGCATTCCATGTATTAAGGTAAGGCTCAATGTAATTGAGTTGCATTTAGAATTAGACAGTCCGTCAGcaactttctttaatatcaCTAACAGTTGAAGAATACAAGCTATACTAAATGATGTGCCTTGCAACTTATTCAGCATTGagatattgagatttataagCTACTCAAATTCCTTAGTTTCAATCAATGTGGGACGcttgtttatattattaccCTCCAAATGAGGGGTTTGGGACGGACACATGaccttattttaatttacgatACCAAATAATATAGCTTGCAACTCAATTGACGCCCCATTATACAAGATATTATACATTCTAATTTCGTATGAACTTCACAATTTTATCTACAAAAAGAGATAGCCATATCACATACCCCAAATTTAAAACGAAACTCCTATTTTATAGGCGTGAATAAGGTATCCAAGATATTTGTTGTTCTCAAAATAGAAAGTGTGTAGAATATTATACAAAGTGATTGGAATATGAGAGAAATGTTCACATGCGATTCTCAGCCATTTCCCCAcgttaaaatataattgttaggAAAATGGCTTGATGCAAGGTTGTAGGATCTTCTATCATATTTTGGTATCgataaataataacatattatttttattcaattacttAAACATGATGATAACGggtgaaattttaaattatttatcaaatttaaaatttttcttatttaaattattaatctcaataatattatccatttttcatCTTATAACTACAAATAACTAAATCATACACCTACTATGtgatctattatttatttaattgaccAACATGACATGGATCATGTAAAAATCAAATagagtttataattataattgtaattatatttacaaaatcggatattataaataaatttagtatgcTCGTGGCATATAAATTTGCAATTAAGGGGTTTACCTATTTATGGAGTCCCGTCTCTTCATTTCCCTCGCAAagcatatttttcaaataaattataaaataataagaaatataattaaataatatctcattaaaaaaatatcaatcgcATCGTAACTACATCACTTGTAgtaacataatttttgttatgatataattatatatataattaaaaataataaatatattataatatataaataattatatatttaatagaattCGAAACCATGAAGTAGACAATTGTTGGGGACATTGGAGAAACCTCTACCATCGCTTGGCCGACGTGTTCCATTACCGTCACGTCAAAACCCCTTTGAATCTCCCTCTCCACGTGTCCAACTATAAATAGCTTCCTCATTGGCCTTTATCCATCACAATTTCGGGCTCTTATTTCATTTCTCGTCAcgtaaaataaatgaatttctagagagagaaaattccAGACCAGGGGGGAAAGTGTCTAAACAAAAAGGATTCTGTGTGCATAGATGGCGACGCCGGAGATACAGAATGCCGGCTTTTCGGTGATGGCAGCGGCACCGGCGGCTGCTCCGGTTGATCAGAGCAGTCACTCGGCTGCGGCGCTGAGTGTTTCCTCGCCAattcgattttttttgttctttcataAGGCTATTCGTAGCGAGCTGGACGGAATTCATCGGTCGGCAATGGCTTTGGCCACGAATGGAAGTGGAGGTGATATCAAGCAGTTGATGGAGAAGTGGCATTTCTTGCGCTCGATTTACAAGCACCACTCCAATGCAGAGGATGAGGTTGTGCGCTTGTGTTTTATGTCGAAAGTGGATGTGTTTTTGCTGCTAATTGTACTTTACTGAGTTGTTTCTCTACTAAAATTTGGTTCGAATTTTCACTTCGTTGATCTATTTGGAGCATTCATAGCATTTTAGcgaaatttaaattaggtGTTTGTTTTATTGGTTTTATTTATCTGTGAATTATCTATTTCTTATCGTTACTTCACCTCTATATGCTCTTTCCCAGAAATTGAACACAATTAAAGAAGGCAATCAAGACATGATCGTTTTTCTAAATAGCTGCAAGTTAGTCTTTTCTTCCTCCAACCTTGTAGGAAAAGTTTGATGGtttcatttaaaagaaatggacaaaattttgaagagCTCCTTGACTAGTACAGGGTGTCGGACCTCTGTGGACATGTTGCAGGTTAACCCTTAAAAGTGTGTGACAAAATTTTTGATTACCGgtgcattcaatttttttttttctatttttttgtttttgttcagggtgaatagcaatttaatccctatgaaaaaaatagagcaatttaccctcctatactttttaaaatgaagcaatttacctccctatatagggaggtaaattgcttcattttaaataatatagggaggtaaattgttgtattttaaaaaaatatagggaggtaaatcgctatttgttttttcataaggggtaatttgctcatttgcgatatcacaagggggttgcttgcatttttccctttttgtttctctgttttattatacaataaaaCCAGAACGTATGTCATGTCTTGTGAACAATTATACTTACAGGCATGTATGGTGGGTGGCTGGGGTGCATGCTGTTCTAGTGGAGCATGCTAGTGAAAGAATGATTATCGATCTGTATCTAGTTTGATAGAATCTAGAAGGAAGTTTATGACTTTAGGTTGACAGGAAAATCTAATGGTAGTGTCTTAGATCAGATTGTTGTATGGCAATGGTTATCGTAATTTCGCATTGTATTATATACTCTGGAAATCTGATGAGCTCTTCGTATTAATGCATCTTTTAGTATTAGTTTTAGTTCCTGTATTGATTTTACAGTGGCTAAGTTCTCTTGTCTCTCCACTATATTTTAACCCCATAGTGGAACTTCAAGGTCTGCAAAAGAGCGTATTGTTTTAATATACCAAGATGCTGTAAAGATTTCAGACAAGGTCCATGCAGATTCTCACCCTtgctttacttttttttatcaagaATTGTTGAGCTATGTTGAGTCAATTGAGTAGCATCTCATGTGCGTCGAATCTACTTTCCTCTTACTTTAGCTAACTGATCTCTTTGTATAATAAGAGGAATGTGTGTagcaaatattataaaatcattCATAATGTTAATGGCAGGTTATCTTTCCTGCGCTAGATATCCGTGTAAAGAATGTTGCAAAGACTTATTCCCTTGAGCATGAGGGTGAGAGTCTGCTTTTTGATCAGTTGTTCTCACTGCTGGACAATGAcaagagaaatgaagaaaGCTATAAGAGAGAGTTGGCGTCTTGTACAGGAGCACTGCAAACATCCATCAGTCAGCATATGTCCAAGGAAGAGGAGCAGGTTtagtttttactttttcttgatttccttGTCTTCTgagaacatttttttttttaattttattgtagaGTAGTCTATCTAAAGAATCTTGGTAAGCAAAAGCAGAACCTGATTGTTGCATGCTTTGCTCATGGTCTCTTGCAGGATTTATGAACCATTCCTTCTGCTGCTATGAAAGtagtatgatatatttatcacGGTAGTAGGATCTTGCTAGGTGAGTTGTTTTTCTAGATAGATAGGCAGGCTGCTTGCACAGTTCTCATCATAAGAAAATGTACAGGCCAGAGTCCTATAAAAGAATTCTagaaatggatgaaaatgttATTATACACCAAGATGCTTGCAGCATTAGACATAAATATCTTTACCCTTTGGCTACAGCCATTCTCATCTAAAACTTCTTAGACCAATGAAGTCAAAGCAAAATGGCTTGATACATGGCACGGTATATGGGTGGGCTGCTCTGAAGGGGCCTTCTACTCTTTTCTATGCTGTGTTTCACTTGATATCTTCATCTTAAACAACTTGTGTGATGCGGAGAACATTGCAACTCGTTGTACCGGAGGTTATCTTGTAGTTTTATCTTAAGTGATTTGATGCTGCAAGAGTAcagtatttatttgttctctactttcttttttttttgtgtgtgtgtggttcTACTACAAATACATGTGAAGCAGAGCTTCTTGTTAATTTTCTGCTTCTACACTCCTTATCtctgtataattttttcttattgtgTGGAAACCAAAAGAGTAATCatgagataataaaaatatgtctCTGGATTACACAAAGTTTCTTCTTCTATAGCTATATGGATTAaaactttattatataatgGAACTGATAGCATTAAATTTCAGTTTATCATGCCAAAATGCCAGGTCTCCACCATCCTCTGTATGAAAGGGTCTcatcagaaaaatatattggaGAAAGATTTTGGATTCATTGCATTATCTTATGTCTAATGCTCAACATGGGTCTTTGATCTTTCCCATTCATATCCTAGAGAGGACAGTTCCTGGTGTTTTGATCAGGGTTTCTTTTATTCGGCAGGTCTTCCCATTGCTGAACGAGAAGTTCTCATTTGAGGAGCAGGCATCATTAGTTTGGGAATTTTTGTGCAGCATTCCTGTAAATATGATGGCAGAATTCTTGCCATGGCTTTCATCATCAATTTCACCAGATGAGCGGCTGGATATGCGTAAATGCTTGCACAGAATAATTCCTGATGAAAAGTTGCTTCAACAGGTGAGATGCCTTGACTAGAAGCACAAGCATGAAATAATCGGTAATCCTGCTATTCTGATTTGTCTTGTTTTCCTGATGAAGATTATATTTACCTGGATGGATGGGTCAAAAATGCGCAGTAAGCGTAAATGTTATGAAGATGATCCTAGACAGTCTAGTAGCTCTGCTACTCCAACTGAAAATGGACTCTGCTCCTGTGAATCTTACCAAAATGCTGAAGGAGGCATTCAGTCTGCTCAAAATGCTATCAGTTCTTCGCTATATTGTCCAATGGATGATATATTGCATTGGCATAAGGCAATCGAGAAGGAATTGAATGATATAGCCGAAGCAGCTAGAAGTATAAAATTAACTGGAGATTTCACTGATCTGTCTGCATTTAATAGGAGGCTGCAATTTATAGCTGAAGTTTGCATTTTCCATAGGtactcattttctttttgggccTCATCTGTTGGTATGTTTAAACTCCTTTGAGTAATCCAACTCTGTCTGAATTTGCACTGTTTTGTAGCTGGGGGCTGGGCTGGCATGTGATATGTttcataagtaattttttCCCAACCCCATTCCTCCAGGATCAGAAAGCTATTGGGAAGATTACCTTTGTCTTTTAGGTGTCTGATGGTAATAGAACTCATGTGCACAATTTGTTGACACAAGTTTTGCTTACTTATTCAACCTTACTACCATTTAGATGGTTGAACGTAGTGCAACTTTACCCAGAATTTTGACTTTGAGATTTTCtgatttgttgatttattgatttattatggATGTGAAACTGCTAACTGTTGTGTCCTAATCCAAGGTTCTGGAAATTTTTCTATCATGTTGTTTGTAAATGTTGACTTAAAACTTCTGCTGCAGCATTGCTGAGGACAAAGTTATATTCCCTGCGGTAGATGCAGAAATGTCTTTTATACAGGAGCATACAGAAGAAGAGAGTGAATTTGACAAGTTCAGGTACTTGATAGAGAGTATTGAAAATGCTGGAGACAACTCGTCGGcagatttttattcaaaattatgctCGCAGGCTGATCACATAATGGGAACTGTGAAGAACCATTTTCGCAATGAGGAAATTAAGGTTAGTGTTCCACTGATCCTCTGTTCTCTCTGCATTTTTGCTTTAATACTTAGGTAGTATCTGCAAAATTCTGAATTCCCCTAGTCAAGCAAGTCATTTGACTTGGAATAATATCAGAGCATGTGCAAAGATCCAGCCATGAGGAATTATGTTTCCGTTCTCTAAcctttggctatttaaaaaaatatgtaatctGGTGTTTGTGcactcaaaattcaataatggAACTTCTTTCTATGCTTCTAGATATTCACTTGTTGTACTATATTTTAGGTTCTTCCACTTGTCCGGCAGCATTTTAGCCCTGAACGGCAGCGAGAACTTCTGTATAAAAGCTTATGTGTGATGCCATTGAGATTGATCGAATGTGTCTTGCCATGGTTGGTTGGGTCAATGAGTGAAGAAGAAGCTCGTTGTTTCCTTTATAATATGCATATGGCAGGTATCATATTGGTTTCTGTTTTTTGTCTTTGGTAATGGCTTTTAACGAACTACTACTTTGTGCTGACTACAGATATGATTTATTCATAAACCATTTCAAACTGCAGCTCCAGCATCAGATGCTGCTTTGGTAACTCTGTTCTCTGGTTGGGCATGCAAAGGTTGTCCTGGAGGAATTTGTTTGTCTTCTACTTCAGTCGGTGGTTGTCCGGCAAAGGAACTGAAAGAAACCCAAGAAAATTTCGGAAGGTCTTATCGCTACTGTGCTTGTGCAAGTACGTTGAATGGAAGTACAACTTGTGGCCCAGCACGCAAGTGTGAGAAGACAATGAAGGAAAGAAACTTAGATTCTTCATTAGAAAGCGTTGCATTTTCAGGAGCAAAATCCCAAAATACTTCTCTCAGTAACCAGTCTTGTTGTGTTCCTGGTCTAGGAGTCAATAGCAATACCCTAGGGATGAACTCCCTAGCCTCTGCAAAATCTTTACGTTCTTTATCTTTTGGTGCAACTGCCCCATCTCTCAACTCCAGTCTTTTCAACTGGGAACCAGAAACTAGCTCCAGTATCAGTGGCCTCACAGCACGACCTATTGATAACATTTTTAAGTTTCACAAAGCAATTCGGAAGGATTTGGAATTTTTAGATGTTGAATCTGGGAAACTTAGTGATTGTGATGAAAGTTTCCTCAGACAATTCAGTGGTAGATTTCGTCTTTTATGGGGCTTATACAGAGCACACAGTAATGCGGAGGATGATATTGTATTCCCTGCCTTAGAATCGAAGGAAACTCTTCATAATGTTAGTCATTCTTATACTTTGGACCACAAGCAGGAGGAAGAATTGTTTGAGGATATCTCTTCTGCGCTAGCTGAACTATCTCAACttcatgaaaatttgaatgtaAAAGATGTGGCTGGAAATTTGAGTGAAAGTCTATCTGATTCTTCAAGTTGTGTTaatggtttgaaaaaatataatgagctGGCAACCAAGGTTCAGGGCATGTGCAAATCTATTAGAGTGTCTTTAGATCATCACGTTATGCGTGAAGAGCTTGAGCTTTGGCCATTGTTTGATAGATATTTCTCTGTGGAGGAGCAGGACAAACTTGTTGGTCGCATAATTGGCACAACTGGAGCAGAGGTACTTCAGTCAATGCTGCCTTGGGTAACTTCTGCTCTTACTTTGGAagagcaaaataaaatgatggaCACATGGAAACATGCAACCAAGAACACGATGTTTAGTGAGTGGCTTAATGAATGGTGGGAAGGAACTCCAGCTGCATCTTCACAGGAATCCACATCAGGAAATAGCACATCACAAGGTATTTGAATCCTGTTATAACTCACACTTGCTCTTTCTCAGACTTTGCCAACAGCTATGTTTGCTCTGGTAAAAATGTGTATCAATAATTTGGAAGGATGTTGCTTCATAACTGTTACTTTTGCCATTCTCAGAATATGATATACATGAATCCACGGACCAAAGTGATTATACATTTAAGCCTGGGTGGAAAGATATTTTCCGAATGAACCAAAATGAGCTTGAATCAGAGATAAGGAAGGTGTCTCGCGATTCAACTCTTGATCCACGAAGAAAAGCTTATCTTATTCAAAATCTAATGACCAGGTTCCACTTCTAACTATTCGTGGTGCTTCTGTTTCCCATCGCCATTTAATTCATGGAGCTCCTTATTAACTTTGTCCATTTAATGTACTCTTGTCACTGTAACTCTTGTTTAGTCGCTGGATAGCTTCTCAGCAATCAAAAACTGATGAAGCTGAAGATGGAGAATTGCTTGGATGTTTGCCATCGTTTCGTGATTCTGAGAAAAAGATCTTTGGATGTGAGCATTACAAAAGAAACTGCAAGCTTCGTGCTGCTTGCTGCGGGAAGTTAGTTGCATGCAGATTCTGCCATGATGAAGTCAATGACCATTCGATGGACAGGTAACATGAAGAAGTCTTGCTTTTGCATGGAATGTTTTAACTTTTAAGAGAAAGCTGAAGCTTTCTTAATGTACGTCTTTATCTTTGTAGGAAAGCAACGTCTGAAATGATGTGTATGAATTGCCTAAAAATTCAGCCAGTTGGACCAGTTTGCATAACCCCATCCTGCAATGGGCTTGCAATGGCAAAATATTACTGCAGTAGTTGCAAGTTCTTTGATGATGAACGGTAAGTTCTCGTCGTGTTTGTTTGCTTATGTGACTGTTGTACattcttttaatttggaaGTATATTACATTACTGTTTGCAAGTAAAACTTCATTGAGAAATGTTACCTTATCCGTGATGGTTTggatttaattgaaattgttgtttagtttttaattaggTGCAGTATTAAAATACTTGATAAGTTGTGAAGGAATTAATGATACCGGTCAGCCTTATAGAAAGGCATGCCTTTTGTCTTCTCACTATTTCTAAACAGAACAGGAGTGCAAGcaagttgaattttttcttgtttatagTCGGTTGCtaaattttggtttttatttcattcattaaGTAGATTTTTATAGAACAGAAGAGCCAGTGTCTCTTTCTTGGAGAACCTTCTAAGGATGtgtatgtttcttttcttttgatatcCCTGTAAGTGTGCTCTGGCAACCTTTATCCTGGACAAGTGTGTTTAATTGTCGTGACGTCGTCAGATATATGGTACATACATGAATATATGTTTGCATGAACAAGTGAAGTGTGGATCTATGTACACAGTTAATTCAATCTTATGATATGACAACTGAGACCATaacattttttccttattttccTTTGGttggtttgttttttctttttttcttttcagggAAGTTTATCACTGTCCTTTCTGCAATTTATGCCGTGTGGGAAAAGGGCTTGGTATAGACTTCTTCCATTGCATGACCTGCAATTGTTGTTTGGCAATGAAACTAGTGGACCACAAGTGCAGGGAGAAAGGTCTTGAAACCAACTGCCCAATATGCTGCGACTTTTTGTTCACATCAAGTACAGCTGTGAGGGCTCTTCCCTGTGGCCATTACATGCATTCTGCTTGTTTCCAGGTCTATTCCTTTGTCCTCTTTTGCTGGACTTGGTTGGGATCTTATCATGCATACAATATTCACTGTAATGCTGCCacttatctctctctctctctcttgcacACTACCAGGCATATGCTTGTGCGCATTACATTTGTCCTATTTGCAGCAAATCAATGGGAGATATGTCGGTAAGGATTAGCTCTACCTACCATGCTTGTGTACTGATTATGTAGCTGAAGTGAGAGTAGACAGTAGTTCCAGGGCTATCTCAGTTTCTCCTTTCAGAATTGCAAATTCTCTCATTAGCTTTTTGTGTTAGATAAGCCTTAGAATTATCTTCTTTGACAGACACAACGATCACGCTTGTATAATTCTGGACAGAAGACATAAACATCGCATCAAATTTCTAAACATTACCAGTTGTTCAAACAGATTGGAGTGGTATGTAAATGTTATAGACTTGGAAGGGAGGTCTTGGTAATTTCAAATGACGGAGAGGTGTAGTCAATAACTATACCTACTTTGAGGAGAGGTCGTTGTAGCTATTCAAGATCACAATCCACATAAAGTGAATCTCATTTTTCTGGAGAGAGatccacacaaatttttgctATGCTTCTCACTCAGTTTGATTTGCTTTGGGTGCTCAGCTCAGATGTGTCGTTCTTTTTGAGTTTGAGATACCCTGAATTTGACTTTTTATTAAACGAGTATCTTAAAGCATTTTATTCCCTGCCATATCAGACAGCCAACAGGAACACATACTTGTTTCTGGTTCGTTCTCTGTTGGTTACTGTAACTCTATTCCCGCTGTTAGCAATCAGATGACTGGATGTTCCCTTTATATGTTTCTTTGATGATCTGCTGGGCCTTTACTGTACTCTGTGCTTGCATATATTATCTATCTTATTTACTGAGAAACCTTTCACTCACAGGTCTACTTTGGCATGCTTGATGCTTTAATGGCTTCTGAAGTTCTTCCAGAAGAATACAGAAACCGGTGTCAAGTGAGCATGTctttctcttattttctttctacaaTTTACTTTGTACAACAGAATTAtgaagaaattcaattttggttATGCAGGATATACTGTGCAATGACTGTGATAGAAAAGGAACTGCACCCTTTCATTGGCTGTATCACAAGTGTAGCTTTTGTGGGTCATACAATACCCGAGTAATTAAGGTCGATCGAGATCCTATTTGTTTGACATAGTCCACTTGGGTGAAATTTCCGTTCTTCAATCAATTCGTTTACGTGTATAAAAAGTTGGTGGTACCACGTGGGCAATTATGTAAATGCAGTTCTTatatagcaaaattttgacatttttaggCTGATAGATTAAGGTTTAGTTAGATCAGTTAAGACAGGGAACTGCATTCTACGTTTTCACTGCATAGCTACCGTCACTGGGTTTCGTGGATCTGCATTTacgtttttgttttttggttttttgctGCATAGTCACCGTCATTGGTTGTCCTGGATCTGGTAGCCTTTGATCTCTGTCCATTCCTTCTCCAGACTAACATTGATGATATGAACATTGGGTGAGGGATCTACCATTTCATTTGAAAACTCATCACCAAATTAATATGAGTTAAAACTTATCTGAATCTCgctcataaataataaacttgaTTCAAATATGCTTTTTAATCAATTTGCGACTTGAATTGAGTTTGTTTATGAGTAAAACTCAGTTATGTGTACTTGAATCTGATTTGTGTTGGTCCGagtaaagtttgtttccactGAAGTTGTTAATGAAATAAgctggaaaaaatatttgaagggTTATATACACTTTGCACCCTTAGTTTATGTATAAAGTGCATTTATACTCTGAACTATAAAACGTAACAAAATAACCTCTCATgatatactttaatttttttatgacaaaaatgtTTTTACTATTTACATCTTTAAAAGATCTATATTACCGTTAttctcctaattaaatataatttaaattattataatttttttttatctaaaatagacactactcaaaatttataatttttatattaagtatATTATCTGTATAAATTTAcagttcttttatttttttacatacttTTTGCATGTGTTGTTATTgaactttattaaaaaataaattatcaatacagatttaaaatattacatcgaacatatatatattgtaaaatatgcaattatataatataattaatgtat
The window above is part of the Sesamum indicum cultivar Zhongzhi No. 13 linkage group LG2, S_indicum_v1.0, whole genome shotgun sequence genome. Proteins encoded here:
- the LOC105156364 gene encoding zinc finger protein BRUTUS isoform X1, with protein sequence MATPEIQNAGFSVMAAAPAAAPVDQSSHSAAALSVSSPIRFFLFFHKAIRSELDGIHRSAMALATNGSGGDIKQLMEKWHFLRSIYKHHSNAEDEVIFPALDIRVKNVAKTYSLEHEGESLLFDQLFSLLDNDKRNEESYKRELASCTGALQTSISQHMSKEEEQVFPLLNEKFSFEEQASLVWEFLCSIPVNMMAEFLPWLSSSISPDERLDMRKCLHRIIPDEKLLQQIIFTWMDGSKMRSKRKCYEDDPRQSSSSATPTENGLCSCESYQNAEGGIQSAQNAISSSLYCPMDDILHWHKAIEKELNDIAEAARSIKLTGDFTDLSAFNRRLQFIAEVCIFHSIAEDKVIFPAVDAEMSFIQEHTEEESEFDKFRYLIESIENAGDNSSADFYSKLCSQADHIMGTVKNHFRNEEIKVLPLVRQHFSPERQRELLYKSLCVMPLRLIECVLPWLVGSMSEEEARCFLYNMHMAAPASDAALVTLFSGWACKGCPGGICLSSTSVGGCPAKELKETQENFGRSYRYCACASTLNGSTTCGPARKCEKTMKERNLDSSLESVAFSGAKSQNTSLSNQSCCVPGLGVNSNTLGMNSLASAKSLRSLSFGATAPSLNSSLFNWEPETSSSISGLTARPIDNIFKFHKAIRKDLEFLDVESGKLSDCDESFLRQFSGRFRLLWGLYRAHSNAEDDIVFPALESKETLHNVSHSYTLDHKQEEELFEDISSALAELSQLHENLNVKDVAGNLSESLSDSSSCVNGLKKYNELATKVQGMCKSIRVSLDHHVMREELELWPLFDRYFSVEEQDKLVGRIIGTTGAEVLQSMLPWVTSALTLEEQNKMMDTWKHATKNTMFSEWLNEWWEGTPAASSQESTSGNSTSQEYDIHESTDQSDYTFKPGWKDIFRMNQNELESEIRKVSRDSTLDPRRKAYLIQNLMTSRWIASQQSKTDEAEDGELLGCLPSFRDSEKKIFGCEHYKRNCKLRAACCGKLVACRFCHDEVNDHSMDRKATSEMMCMNCLKIQPVGPVCITPSCNGLAMAKYYCSSCKFFDDEREVYHCPFCNLCRVGKGLGIDFFHCMTCNCCLAMKLVDHKCREKGLETNCPICCDFLFTSSTAVRALPCGHYMHSACFQAYACAHYICPICSKSMGDMSVYFGMLDALMASEVLPEEYRNRCQDILCNDCDRKGTAPFHWLYHKCSFCGSYNTRVIKVDRDPICLT
- the LOC105156364 gene encoding zinc finger protein BRUTUS isoform X2, with protein sequence MSKEEEQVFPLLNEKFSFEEQASLVWEFLCSIPVNMMAEFLPWLSSSISPDERLDMRKCLHRIIPDEKLLQQIIFTWMDGSKMRSKRKCYEDDPRQSSSSATPTENGLCSCESYQNAEGGIQSAQNAISSSLYCPMDDILHWHKAIEKELNDIAEAARSIKLTGDFTDLSAFNRRLQFIAEVCIFHSIAEDKVIFPAVDAEMSFIQEHTEEESEFDKFRYLIESIENAGDNSSADFYSKLCSQADHIMGTVKNHFRNEEIKVLPLVRQHFSPERQRELLYKSLCVMPLRLIECVLPWLVGSMSEEEARCFLYNMHMAAPASDAALVTLFSGWACKGCPGGICLSSTSVGGCPAKELKETQENFGRSYRYCACASTLNGSTTCGPARKCEKTMKERNLDSSLESVAFSGAKSQNTSLSNQSCCVPGLGVNSNTLGMNSLASAKSLRSLSFGATAPSLNSSLFNWEPETSSSISGLTARPIDNIFKFHKAIRKDLEFLDVESGKLSDCDESFLRQFSGRFRLLWGLYRAHSNAEDDIVFPALESKETLHNVSHSYTLDHKQEEELFEDISSALAELSQLHENLNVKDVAGNLSESLSDSSSCVNGLKKYNELATKVQGMCKSIRVSLDHHVMREELELWPLFDRYFSVEEQDKLVGRIIGTTGAEVLQSMLPWVTSALTLEEQNKMMDTWKHATKNTMFSEWLNEWWEGTPAASSQESTSGNSTSQEYDIHESTDQSDYTFKPGWKDIFRMNQNELESEIRKVSRDSTLDPRRKAYLIQNLMTSRWIASQQSKTDEAEDGELLGCLPSFRDSEKKIFGCEHYKRNCKLRAACCGKLVACRFCHDEVNDHSMDRKATSEMMCMNCLKIQPVGPVCITPSCNGLAMAKYYCSSCKFFDDEREVYHCPFCNLCRVGKGLGIDFFHCMTCNCCLAMKLVDHKCREKGLETNCPICCDFLFTSSTAVRALPCGHYMHSACFQAYACAHYICPICSKSMGDMSVYFGMLDALMASEVLPEEYRNRCQDILCNDCDRKGTAPFHWLYHKCSFCGSYNTRVIKVDRDPICLT
- the LOC105156364 gene encoding zinc finger protein BRUTUS isoform X3, which produces MMAEFLPWLSSSISPDERLDMRKCLHRIIPDEKLLQQIIFTWMDGSKMRSKRKCYEDDPRQSSSSATPTENGLCSCESYQNAEGGIQSAQNAISSSLYCPMDDILHWHKAIEKELNDIAEAARSIKLTGDFTDLSAFNRRLQFIAEVCIFHSIAEDKVIFPAVDAEMSFIQEHTEEESEFDKFRYLIESIENAGDNSSADFYSKLCSQADHIMGTVKNHFRNEEIKVLPLVRQHFSPERQRELLYKSLCVMPLRLIECVLPWLVGSMSEEEARCFLYNMHMAAPASDAALVTLFSGWACKGCPGGICLSSTSVGGCPAKELKETQENFGRSYRYCACASTLNGSTTCGPARKCEKTMKERNLDSSLESVAFSGAKSQNTSLSNQSCCVPGLGVNSNTLGMNSLASAKSLRSLSFGATAPSLNSSLFNWEPETSSSISGLTARPIDNIFKFHKAIRKDLEFLDVESGKLSDCDESFLRQFSGRFRLLWGLYRAHSNAEDDIVFPALESKETLHNVSHSYTLDHKQEEELFEDISSALAELSQLHENLNVKDVAGNLSESLSDSSSCVNGLKKYNELATKVQGMCKSIRVSLDHHVMREELELWPLFDRYFSVEEQDKLVGRIIGTTGAEVLQSMLPWVTSALTLEEQNKMMDTWKHATKNTMFSEWLNEWWEGTPAASSQESTSGNSTSQEYDIHESTDQSDYTFKPGWKDIFRMNQNELESEIRKVSRDSTLDPRRKAYLIQNLMTSRWIASQQSKTDEAEDGELLGCLPSFRDSEKKIFGCEHYKRNCKLRAACCGKLVACRFCHDEVNDHSMDRKATSEMMCMNCLKIQPVGPVCITPSCNGLAMAKYYCSSCKFFDDEREVYHCPFCNLCRVGKGLGIDFFHCMTCNCCLAMKLVDHKCREKGLETNCPICCDFLFTSSTAVRALPCGHYMHSACFQAYACAHYICPICSKSMGDMSVYFGMLDALMASEVLPEEYRNRCQDILCNDCDRKGTAPFHWLYHKCSFCGSYNTRVIKVDRDPICLT